The following proteins are co-located in the Paenibacillus sp. FSL H8-0079 genome:
- a CDS encoding methylated-DNA--[protein]-cysteine S-methyltransferase, with protein sequence MKSIHTEIYWTTFTNSLFNDLPVNVAATERGLCLISMPDDIHMNMKDWVTKKFVHANLVEDQNRLSPYVEQLQWYCEGKSKAFEIPLDLQGTKFQISVWQALMTIPYGQIRSYLEVAKMIDHPKAIRAVGSANGANPIPIVIPCHRVIGKNGTLTGYSGGLKMKDKLLQLEGYDRYTVSGHSRFNF encoded by the coding sequence ATGAAGTCAATTCATACTGAAATTTACTGGACAACTTTTACAAACAGCCTGTTCAACGACTTGCCGGTGAATGTAGCTGCAACGGAGCGAGGATTATGCCTGATATCTATGCCGGATGATATCCATATGAATATGAAGGATTGGGTCACCAAGAAGTTTGTTCATGCGAATCTAGTTGAAGATCAGAACAGGCTTTCTCCATATGTGGAACAGTTGCAATGGTATTGTGAGGGGAAAAGTAAGGCATTCGAGATTCCTCTTGATCTACAGGGGACGAAATTTCAGATTTCGGTGTGGCAAGCGTTAATGACAATTCCATATGGGCAGATTCGCAGTTATTTGGAGGTCGCGAAGATGATCGATCATCCCAAAGCCATACGTGCAGTGGGCAGCGCCAATGGAGCGAATCCGATTCCAATTGTCATTCCATGCCACCGTGTCATCGGCAAAAACGGAACATTGACTGGTTATAGTGGCGGATTAAAGATGAAAGATAAGTTGCTTCAACTTGAAGGATACGATAGATACACGGTTTCGGGCCATTCTCGATTCAATTTTTAG
- a CDS encoding NAD(P)/FAD-dependent oxidoreductase — MKEHEVYDVTIIGGGPAGLFSAFYSGLREMKTKIIEFQPYLGGKVHVYPEKMIWDVGGLQPVPGAQLIEQIVNQGLTFQPEVVLGEKITSISKDEQGYFALHTASTEVHYSKTVILAIGGGILKPIKLEIEGAERFEVTNLHYTVKSLSRFKDKTVLISGGGNAAIDWANELALIAKQVYLTYRKDTLKGHEAEISRLGSSSVECLLNTTIEKLVATDDHQQIETVVLKRNEDGAMLELAVDEVIINYGYERDKELLVNSHIQIDMKDHWIAGTPVSETSVPGIYAAGDILHHEGKLHLIAGAFQDAANAVNRAKLHVAPDANAHGMVSSHNDLFTQKNRELMKDLYIK; from the coding sequence ATGAAAGAGCATGAAGTGTATGATGTAACCATTATCGGCGGAGGACCCGCTGGTTTATTTTCGGCTTTTTATAGTGGATTGCGTGAGATGAAAACGAAAATTATTGAATTCCAGCCCTATCTGGGCGGGAAAGTACATGTCTATCCTGAAAAGATGATTTGGGACGTGGGCGGGTTACAACCTGTTCCCGGTGCACAGCTGATTGAACAGATCGTCAATCAGGGACTGACATTTCAACCAGAGGTGGTTCTTGGAGAAAAGATCACGTCCATATCCAAAGATGAACAGGGTTATTTTGCACTGCACACAGCCTCCACAGAGGTGCATTACTCCAAAACTGTGATCTTGGCCATTGGGGGAGGAATCCTGAAGCCAATCAAACTGGAGATTGAGGGAGCAGAACGTTTTGAAGTGACCAATCTACATTACACGGTCAAATCACTCTCCCGCTTCAAAGACAAAACAGTTCTCATCTCGGGTGGAGGGAACGCGGCGATTGATTGGGCAAATGAACTCGCACTTATTGCCAAACAAGTCTATCTGACGTATCGGAAAGATACACTGAAGGGGCATGAAGCTGAAATATCTCGTCTTGGCAGCAGTTCGGTGGAATGCCTGCTTAATACAACGATCGAGAAATTGGTCGCTACAGATGATCATCAACAGATTGAGACGGTTGTGCTGAAACGCAATGAAGATGGCGCAATGCTTGAGCTGGCAGTGGATGAGGTCATCATTAACTATGGCTATGAGCGCGATAAGGAATTGTTGGTCAACAGTCATATTCAGATTGATATGAAGGATCATTGGATTGCAGGAACGCCGGTCAGCGAGACATCCGTACCGGGCATCTATGCTGCGGGTGATATTTTGCATCATGAAGGAAAGCTTCATCTGATTGCCGGAGCGTTCCAGGACGCAGCCAATGCCGTGAACCGGGCGAAGTTGCATGTGGCACCTGATGCGAATGCACACGGGATGGTCTCCTCGCATAATGACTTGTTTACTCAGAAAAACCGCGAATTAATGAAAGATTTGTACATCAAGTAA
- a CDS encoding AraC family transcriptional regulator produces the protein MIDVDQLANTFASSHYEIHEVNRLVIQPRSILREFKTEKYGFLFVMRGEARMTVNGTIYELRPGSVFHAAPGMKMDSRVISETEYEYYAVFYGPDKMDDEKEQDVHNVLGVHFKMDQAVNPRIVELLAMLQEHAYHSGGMEKLRVKQLFLSIMVEVLMGYRQRESVTSPSEQVIEEALSYINVNYMNPLTLDELAETHGMNSKQFSYFFHKYTGLRPIDYVIHHRMERARDLLKSGNFLIRDVAISVGYPNPLYFSRVFKNKFGVSPTAYADQLENQ, from the coding sequence ATGATCGATGTAGATCAGTTAGCCAACACATTTGCAAGCAGTCATTATGAGATACATGAGGTCAACCGATTGGTGATCCAGCCCAGAAGTATACTGCGTGAATTTAAAACCGAGAAGTACGGGTTTCTTTTTGTGATGCGTGGAGAAGCACGAATGACGGTCAATGGAACGATATATGAATTACGGCCGGGGTCTGTGTTTCATGCGGCCCCAGGCATGAAGATGGATTCCCGAGTGATCAGTGAAACCGAGTATGAATACTACGCTGTATTCTATGGGCCGGACAAGATGGATGATGAAAAAGAACAAGACGTCCACAATGTATTGGGTGTCCATTTCAAAATGGATCAGGCAGTTAATCCGAGGATCGTAGAATTATTGGCGATGTTGCAAGAACATGCTTATCATTCTGGGGGGATGGAAAAGCTTCGAGTGAAGCAACTATTTCTGAGTATCATGGTCGAGGTTCTAATGGGGTACAGGCAGCGGGAAAGTGTAACTTCTCCGAGTGAACAGGTCATTGAGGAAGCTCTGTCCTACATTAATGTCAATTACATGAATCCGCTGACACTGGACGAGTTAGCAGAGACACATGGCATGAATTCCAAACAGTTTTCCTATTTTTTTCATAAGTACACAGGATTACGACCCATTGATTATGTCATCCATCATCGTATGGAGAGGGCAAGGGATCTGTTGAAATCGGGGAATTTTCTTATTCGTGATGTGGCCATCAGTGTAGGGTATCCTAATCCGTTATATTTCAGTAGAGTTTTTAAAAATAAATTCGGTGTATCACCCACAGCATATGCGGATCAGTTAGAAAACCAATAA
- a CDS encoding MarR family transcriptional regulator, whose amino-acid sequence MTRNVSKEEQIINLLNVLGNKISPKFERCTGISSSRFEILHELDQVDEINQSMLQKIINIDSAAITRHLKQLEADLMVTRRKNPEDNRVTFVRLTDHGRKQIEGYKAEKTNFINQILQDFSEDEVQALADYLERMQNNF is encoded by the coding sequence ATGACACGTAATGTTTCCAAAGAAGAACAGATCATCAACCTGCTGAACGTGTTGGGCAACAAAATCAGTCCCAAGTTCGAACGCTGTACGGGTATCAGTTCCTCTCGCTTTGAAATTCTGCATGAGCTGGATCAGGTCGATGAGATTAACCAATCCATGCTGCAGAAAATCATTAACATTGATAGTGCTGCGATTACACGCCACTTGAAACAGCTTGAGGCGGACCTGATGGTTACAAGACGCAAGAACCCCGAAGATAATCGGGTAACTTTTGTACGTCTGACGGACCATGGTCGGAAGCAGATTGAAGGCTACAAAGCAGAGAAGACCAATTTCATCAACCAAATTTTGCAGGATTTCAGTGAAGACGAAGTTCAGGCTCTCGCCGATTACCTGGAACGTATGCAGAATAATTTCTAA
- a CDS encoding FAD-binding oxidoreductase — protein MKSSTKLTGRVIYKGDPGYEAARKNWDPHTDKYPKVFVFAQKTKDVSNAIKWARENNVPIRPRSGRHALEVNLSQVNGGIVIDVSDLNSIKLDKKNGTVVVGTGNRVGRIANTLAKQGFIAPFGDSPSVGIGGITLGGGIGPLQRTIGLISDNLLEVEMVDANGKVIRANKNRNADLFWASRGGGGGNFGVYTHYKFKVRRAPAKATVFKITWPWAQFEKVLKVWQKWAPSVDTRLGSELSIGPKKGGNVVMEGLFLGSKTGALRLLQPITSVGTPTSSIVRLLPYTEVVKFLLLPDPIETQRFSNQFSSGFGRKPFPDKAIKSMRAFLENLEEGPGGFYFLNWGGAVSRKSPRSTAFFWRKEKFYVEWNSTWTKESQAAKNIALTRNTRKKLQPYIVGSYINVPDQGIKNSGLVYYGANYARLRRVKAKYDPKNVFNNPQSITPARRV, from the coding sequence GTGAAATCATCAACAAAGCTTACCGGACGGGTTATTTATAAAGGAGATCCGGGATATGAAGCGGCGCGCAAAAACTGGGACCCGCATACTGACAAATATCCTAAAGTCTTTGTATTTGCCCAAAAAACGAAAGATGTCTCCAATGCCATCAAATGGGCTCGTGAAAACAATGTACCGATCAGGCCGCGTAGTGGTAGACATGCGCTTGAGGTCAATCTTTCACAGGTTAACGGCGGAATTGTGATTGATGTCAGTGATCTGAATTCCATCAAGCTTGATAAAAAAAATGGAACCGTTGTTGTGGGTACGGGTAACCGAGTTGGAAGAATTGCGAATACCCTCGCCAAGCAAGGATTTATAGCTCCTTTTGGTGACAGCCCCTCTGTAGGGATCGGTGGAATTACTTTAGGTGGGGGAATTGGGCCTCTCCAGCGTACCATCGGTCTCATCAGTGATAACCTGCTTGAGGTGGAGATGGTGGATGCGAACGGCAAAGTGATTCGGGCCAATAAAAATCGCAATGCGGATCTCTTTTGGGCCTCGCGGGGAGGCGGCGGTGGTAACTTCGGAGTATATACCCACTACAAATTCAAGGTGCGTCGTGCTCCAGCGAAGGCGACTGTATTTAAGATTACCTGGCCATGGGCTCAATTCGAAAAGGTGCTCAAAGTTTGGCAGAAGTGGGCTCCCTCTGTTGATACGAGATTGGGCAGCGAGTTGTCCATCGGACCGAAAAAGGGTGGCAATGTCGTCATGGAGGGGTTGTTCTTAGGGTCAAAAACAGGGGCTCTCCGTCTATTGCAGCCGATTACGAGTGTTGGTACACCAACGAGCTCTATTGTTCGTTTGTTACCTTATACGGAAGTTGTGAAATTCTTATTGCTTCCTGATCCGATCGAAACTCAAAGGTTCAGTAACCAGTTCTCGTCCGGTTTTGGACGAAAACCATTCCCCGACAAAGCCATTAAATCGATGCGAGCATTCTTGGAGAACTTGGAAGAGGGGCCAGGAGGGTTCTATTTCCTCAACTGGGGCGGAGCGGTAAGTCGCAAATCGCCTAGATCAACCGCATTCTTCTGGCGTAAAGAGAAGTTCTACGTGGAATGGAACAGTACGTGGACGAAGGAGTCCCAGGCGGCTAAAAATATCGCACTCACTCGGAACACGCGTAAGAAATTGCAACCATACATTGTTGGTTCCTATATCAACGTTCCGGACCAAGGGATCAAAAATTCCGGTTTAGTGTACTATGGCGCCAACTATGCCAGACTGCGGAGAGTCAAAGCCAAGTATGATCCGAAAAATGTGTTCAACAATCCGCAAAGTATCACGCCGGCTCGGAGAGTATAA
- a CDS encoding PLP-dependent aminotransferase family protein: MIDLTLLLKRESEEPLYTQLYQYIKKEIMNGKLPAQTRLPSIRSLSAHLHISRNTVDLAYQQLLAEGYVLSKPRSGLYVMDLQLDSLPSSHHVRKTGSEDQSLAHPTIQYDFRYGDVDAEHFPLATWRKLSNLSLQQNHQPLFSYGDPLGEPGLRMEIAKYLHGSRGVNCSPDQIMIGAGIQYLLAVLSGLLGPDNRSIAMEEPGYDSARTIFQHHGLQLSPIPLETDGLHIQQLYESQSRIVYITPSHQFPYGMVMPLHKRMQLLKWAADQDGIIIEDDYDSEFRYVGKPIPSLQGLDSHQRTVYLGTFSKCLLPSLRIAYMVLPKNLLELHNKQNYRLYDQTVSRFHQNTLELFMRNGHWDAHIRKMRKVYRQKQSILISTIQQLMGSNVTIIGEDAGLHILLRVHNGMHEQQLIASAEKEGTQVYPVSPFWAQQAQAEQSMVQIGFGGLSMEDIQEGVHSLHRAWFGDRK, from the coding sequence ATGATCGATTTAACCTTATTGCTGAAGAGAGAGTCCGAAGAACCGTTATACACCCAGCTATATCAATATATTAAGAAAGAAATTATGAACGGAAAGTTGCCAGCCCAGACACGGCTTCCATCCATTCGATCCCTGTCTGCACACTTACATATTAGCCGTAACACCGTCGATTTGGCCTATCAGCAGTTATTGGCAGAAGGCTATGTGCTAAGCAAACCAAGAAGTGGCTTATACGTTATGGATCTGCAATTGGATTCCTTACCTTCATCTCATCATGTTCGTAAAACAGGGTCGGAAGATCAATCACTGGCTCATCCAACGATCCAGTACGATTTTCGATATGGTGATGTGGACGCTGAGCATTTTCCACTTGCGACTTGGCGTAAATTATCCAATCTAAGCTTACAGCAGAACCATCAGCCCTTATTTTCTTATGGTGATCCTCTTGGAGAACCTGGCCTTCGAATGGAAATTGCCAAGTACCTGCACGGATCAAGAGGTGTGAATTGTTCACCAGATCAAATCATGATCGGTGCTGGCATTCAATATTTACTTGCCGTGTTATCTGGATTATTAGGACCCGATAACCGCAGTATAGCGATGGAAGAGCCTGGCTATGACAGTGCTCGAACGATTTTTCAACATCATGGTCTACAACTTAGTCCGATTCCGTTGGAAACGGATGGGCTTCATATTCAGCAGCTCTATGAGAGTCAGTCCCGCATCGTGTATATAACACCGTCTCACCAGTTCCCCTATGGGATGGTCATGCCTCTCCACAAGAGAATGCAATTACTGAAATGGGCAGCAGATCAAGATGGCATTATTATTGAGGACGATTACGATAGCGAGTTTAGATATGTCGGTAAGCCGATACCTTCCCTACAGGGCTTGGATTCCCATCAACGTACGGTATACCTGGGGACTTTCTCAAAATGCCTGCTTCCTTCATTACGTATTGCCTACATGGTTCTGCCTAAAAACTTGCTGGAGCTTCACAATAAGCAAAACTACCGCCTGTATGATCAGACCGTTTCACGTTTTCATCAGAATACACTGGAGCTTTTTATGAGAAATGGACATTGGGACGCCCACATTCGCAAAATGCGCAAAGTATATCGACAAAAGCAATCCATACTGATTTCAACGATTCAGCAGCTGATGGGCTCTAACGTGACAATCATTGGTGAGGATGCAGGACTTCACATTTTGCTGCGTGTGCATAATGGAATGCATGAGCAGCAATTGATTGCCTCAGCTGAAAAGGAAGGTACCCAAGTCTATCCTGTATCGCCCTTCTGGGCACAACAAGCTCAGGCTGAGCAATCCATGGTTCAGATCGGTTTCGGTGGTTTGAGTATGGAGGATATTCAAGAGGGAGTACATTCGCTTCATCGTGCTTGGTTTGGAGATCGTAAATGA
- a CDS encoding AraC family transcriptional regulator yields MNLNDHIRLWNHVFVKILDVRQNALHPGEKLKNYQLPASTYLYIIDGSASIRMDQHRYIVDGFHIVHGGKQAYLNMETDSGVAYYMILYKAILALPCGTEIQHLMDHERPFQDQYALVPTRPLDMYQCMEELKREWELSTKLAKLHAKTLFHQWVYFLLEDLHRQSIQPYKPDTVTQAIEYMNAHLHEPIALDVMAEALEISVGHLSRLFKQKLNISPIQYLGQIRMERAAHLLVHTNATLQQIAEQVGYPDAHSLSRSFKKIKGLSPIRYKKGLSQRLIKPKKALELNYKQDLPSVMQENALHPLHSSLYNDIDYQYQKNVGGELLMQGKFKMTALSMMLCLTLLLAACSSPAPSASGTQTETNATTAQSGNQATEAGKSTAMPETRTVSTLRGDVVIPANPQRVASDQYMGYLLKLGVVPVGVRTFMLNEGWIEKSGIAADVIAGIEDLGGEFPMNLEKLVSLEPDLIIGSIDKNIEDYEKIATTVFLPYWEGDKTSGPLEKLRRIAGVFGKEKEAEQWITTYEENIEETKKQIDGVIKEGETVSIIQIGYKALYVLGAEGGNYGSSTIYEMLKLPPTQQALEMKDGFETISLEVLPEYMGDHIFLYGSGSEDAKEILNSEVWKRLPAVQKGQVYAYGSLDGTEDEFVMEDPYSLELQLDSIKNLLLGAEK; encoded by the coding sequence ATGAATTTGAATGATCACATCAGGCTGTGGAATCATGTTTTTGTGAAAATACTGGATGTGCGCCAAAACGCTTTGCATCCTGGGGAGAAGCTGAAGAATTATCAACTGCCTGCGAGTACCTATCTATATATCATCGACGGAAGTGCAAGTATACGAATGGATCAACACAGATATATCGTGGATGGATTCCACATTGTTCATGGGGGCAAGCAGGCGTACTTAAACATGGAGACGGATTCGGGCGTGGCGTATTATATGATTTTGTACAAAGCCATTCTGGCGTTGCCCTGTGGTACGGAAATTCAGCATCTGATGGACCATGAACGTCCGTTTCAGGACCAATATGCACTTGTACCAACCCGTCCGCTGGACATGTATCAATGTATGGAGGAATTGAAACGGGAGTGGGAACTTTCCACGAAACTCGCAAAGTTACATGCCAAAACCTTATTTCATCAATGGGTATATTTTTTGTTGGAAGACTTACATAGACAATCCATTCAGCCATATAAACCGGATACGGTCACACAGGCTATTGAATATATGAATGCTCATCTGCATGAACCTATAGCTCTTGATGTAATGGCAGAAGCATTGGAAATCAGTGTGGGGCACCTGTCCAGATTGTTTAAACAAAAGTTGAACATTAGTCCCATCCAATATCTTGGACAGATCCGAATGGAGAGAGCTGCACATCTTCTGGTCCATACGAATGCTACGTTGCAACAGATTGCTGAACAGGTCGGTTATCCGGATGCGCATTCGCTGAGTCGCAGCTTCAAAAAAATCAAAGGACTATCTCCAATTCGCTACAAAAAAGGACTAAGCCAACGGTTAATTAAGCCGAAAAAGGCATTGGAATTGAACTATAAGCAAGATTTGCCCAGTGTGATGCAAGAAAATGCCCTTCATCCACTACATTCCTCTTTATATAATGATATTGATTATCAATATCAAAAGAATGTTGGAGGGGAATTACTGATGCAAGGAAAATTCAAAATGACAGCACTAAGCATGATGCTGTGTCTCACGCTATTACTCGCCGCCTGTTCCAGTCCTGCACCGTCTGCAAGTGGTACACAAACAGAGACCAATGCGACTACTGCACAATCGGGTAACCAGGCAACGGAGGCAGGGAAATCGACTGCAATGCCAGAGACGAGAACGGTCTCTACATTGAGAGGAGATGTGGTGATTCCGGCCAATCCGCAGCGTGTTGCTTCAGATCAATATATGGGGTACCTGCTGAAACTGGGCGTAGTACCGGTTGGTGTAAGAACATTTATGCTGAACGAAGGATGGATTGAAAAGTCTGGCATTGCTGCTGATGTTATAGCGGGTATTGAGGATTTGGGAGGAGAGTTCCCAATGAATCTGGAGAAGTTAGTGTCACTTGAGCCGGATCTCATCATCGGTTCCATTGATAAAAATATTGAGGATTACGAAAAAATTGCAACGACCGTCTTTTTACCTTATTGGGAAGGTGATAAAACTTCTGGCCCACTGGAAAAGCTGCGCCGGATTGCTGGTGTTTTTGGAAAAGAGAAGGAAGCAGAGCAATGGATCACGACATATGAAGAGAATATCGAAGAGACTAAGAAGCAGATTGATGGTGTAATAAAAGAAGGCGAGACCGTATCCATCATACAAATAGGGTACAAAGCGTTGTATGTACTTGGTGCAGAAGGCGGGAACTATGGTAGTTCCACGATCTATGAGATGCTGAAACTGCCTCCAACTCAGCAAGCACTCGAAATGAAGGATGGATTCGAAACGATCTCCCTTGAAGTACTGCCTGAGTATATGGGAGATCATATCTTCTTATATGGTTCGGGTAGTGAGGACGCCAAAGAGATCCTGAACAGCGAGGTGTGGAAACGTCTGCCTGCTGTGCAGAAAGGACAAGTCTACGCCTATGGTTCCTTGGATGGTACAGAGGATGAGTTCGTCATGGAAGATCCCTATTCACTGGAGTTGCAGTTGGATAGTATAAAGAATTTACTATTGGGAGCTGAAAAATAG
- a CDS encoding putative quinol monooxygenase, which yields MIIIHAHLQVKPDQEQAFLAATKELIAATRQEEGNISYDLAKSTEREQQYTMIELWKDEAATASHNTSAHFQAFVQQAAAFMAAPMNVEVFAGEQVKA from the coding sequence ATGATTATCATTCACGCTCACCTGCAAGTTAAACCGGACCAAGAACAAGCATTCCTCGCAGCTACGAAAGAACTCATTGCTGCAACACGTCAAGAAGAAGGCAACATCAGCTATGACCTGGCGAAAAGCACAGAACGCGAACAACAATACACGATGATCGAGCTTTGGAAAGATGAAGCTGCTACAGCTTCCCACAACACAAGCGCGCATTTCCAAGCTTTTGTACAACAAGCAGCAGCATTCATGGCCGCTCCAATGAACGTTGAAGTATTTGCTGGAGAACAAGTGAAAGCTTAA
- a CDS encoding LLM class oxidoreductase, which produces MDKNTDSIGQMERGQQSALNVDAFHNHPGFRQMFAPDQLTIGLFLPLRFYTGNMDVLKGQADLVDIIDQQHFASVWVRDVPLFDPGFRDAGQVFDPFVYLAYLAARTKNVSLVTGSAIFTLRHPIDLAKAAASIDILSGGRLVLGIASGDRPAEFPAYGLHVDHRDERFRDTVKFFRELVQHNSPTIQSSLGQMSGLDLLPKPATGGIPLVVTGSSRQSLDWIAEHSDGWLTYPEATANDSGPRMLGRKINAWREKIPNGMFKPHMTNEWIDLVEDVNYPRTPLRGGYILRTGRAGLIQLLEEWRAVGVNHAALGIQFSSRPPAEVIEELAEEVLPLFPTHTGTAPIATGW; this is translated from the coding sequence TTGGATAAAAATACAGACTCCATTGGACAAATGGAGAGAGGTCAACAATCCGCACTGAATGTAGATGCATTTCATAATCATCCCGGTTTCCGGCAGATGTTTGCCCCGGATCAATTGACAATAGGCCTATTTCTACCGCTTAGATTTTATACGGGTAACATGGATGTTCTGAAGGGTCAGGCTGACTTGGTGGATATAATCGATCAACAACATTTTGCATCCGTATGGGTGCGTGATGTTCCGCTATTTGATCCTGGATTCCGAGATGCCGGGCAGGTATTCGATCCATTTGTTTATCTGGCCTACCTTGCTGCAAGAACCAAAAATGTATCCCTGGTAACAGGAAGTGCCATTTTCACGCTTCGCCATCCGATTGATTTAGCCAAGGCAGCCGCTTCCATTGATATACTTTCGGGCGGACGACTTGTACTAGGCATTGCATCAGGTGATCGTCCTGCTGAGTTTCCGGCATATGGATTACATGTGGATCATCGGGATGAGCGTTTTCGTGATACCGTAAAATTCTTTCGTGAACTGGTTCAGCATAACAGTCCCACGATTCAATCTTCGCTTGGTCAAATGAGTGGGCTTGATTTGTTACCTAAGCCTGCAACAGGTGGTATACCACTTGTTGTGACAGGTTCAAGCAGGCAATCCTTGGATTGGATCGCAGAGCACAGTGATGGTTGGCTTACCTATCCTGAAGCGACGGCTAATGATTCCGGCCCCCGCATGCTCGGACGTAAGATCAATGCATGGCGTGAAAAAATACCTAACGGCATGTTCAAGCCGCATATGACGAACGAATGGATTGATCTTGTGGAAGATGTCAATTATCCTCGAACACCGCTTCGTGGCGGGTACATATTACGTACAGGACGGGCAGGTCTGATTCAGCTTCTGGAGGAATGGCGAGCAGTCGGCGTTAATCATGCTGCACTTGGTATTCAATTTTCGAGTCGGCCACCCGCCGAGGTGATCGAGGAGTTGGCGGAGGAAGTGTTGCCACTATTTCCGACACATACAGGTACAGCTCCAATAGCTACCGGGTGGTAA
- a CDS encoding nitroreductase family protein: MSTIESKFQKTNDFNEITYGRRSVKLYDSEVKISREEMTEILAEASRAPSSVNMQPWRFLVVDTAEGKEKLAPLAKFNQNQVLTSAAVVGVFIDMNNAEYLEEIFSKAVEHGYMPQEVKDAQVQFVKPYYDNMPAADLRDVNLIDAGLASMQLMLAARAHGYDTNPIGGYEKDQIAEAFGMDKERYQPVMLISIGKSAKDGHPSYRLPVDTITTWA, translated from the coding sequence ATGAGTACAATTGAAAGTAAATTCCAAAAGACAAATGATTTTAACGAAATTACTTACGGCCGCCGTTCTGTTAAGCTTTACGATTCTGAGGTAAAAATCAGCCGTGAAGAAATGACAGAAATTCTGGCAGAAGCTTCACGTGCACCTTCTTCCGTTAATATGCAACCTTGGCGTTTTCTCGTTGTAGATACAGCTGAAGGCAAAGAAAAACTCGCTCCTCTTGCTAAATTCAATCAAAATCAAGTGTTGACTTCGGCAGCTGTGGTTGGCGTATTTATCGACATGAATAATGCTGAATACCTGGAAGAGATCTTCAGCAAAGCGGTAGAGCATGGTTACATGCCACAAGAAGTTAAAGACGCACAAGTTCAATTTGTTAAACCTTACTATGACAACATGCCTGCTGCCGATCTTCGCGACGTTAACCTGATTGATGCAGGTCTTGCTTCCATGCAATTGATGCTTGCTGCACGTGCTCATGGTTATGACACCAACCCAATCGGTGGTTACGAAAAAGATCAAATTGCAGAAGCATTTGGCATGGACAAAGAGCGTTATCAACCGGTTATGTTGATCTCGATCGGTAAATCGGCCAAAGATGGTCACCCTTCTTACCGTCTGCCAGTAGATACAATCACAACTTGGGCATAA